DNA sequence from the Alkaliphilus metalliredigens QYMF genome:
TGGATTTTTGAAACTGTTTATGTATCTTCAACGCAGCTTCTTTGAGCTTGATGTGCTCCCCAAAGCCACTTTCATATAAGTTTTCACCTTCACCAAACTTCATCATAATAAAAGCACTCTTACTAAGGGTCACATTACATACCTGCTTGTTTATCAGCTTGAGAAACTTATTGAGCCCCAATCCTTTATATAGTTCATCTGATGCCTTATTAATAAAGTTCAAAGACCCACGAACTTTTTTCATCATTAAATCAGCATCTCTTTTCTTTGTAGTGATATCAATAGAAAATCCAATCATGGTAGCAACAGATGAAATAAAGTCAATGTCTTCATCATTGTAATAACTGCTTTCTTCTATAAAGAAGGAGGTCATAAAGCCAATTACTTGATTATTGGAAATAAGCGGGAACACGGCTCTTGATCTATATCCTTCATGAATTGCTAGGGGAATTTCGTTTATAGCTCTTTCATCGTTATAAATATCTTTAACCCAAATAACTTCTTTCTTTTCAATCGCTTCATGAATATAAGGCGGGTAGCTTGCCAGGGGAATATGATATTCACCTTTTTCGTTCTTTTTATAAGCCTTGGGGATGTATTCTAAAGTGCTGGAACACACTAAATGAACATTTTCAAAGTCATTAATAAACAAATTAACACATGCCTTAGCTGGATAAATCACCTCTAACATTTTCTCAACTACTGCATCTTTAATGTTAAAGAAATTATCTGTAGCTGTAACCATCTTTGATATTTCAACAATGCCCTTCATTCTTGAGTCCATTCGTCCCATTATTTCCCCCCTCACTGCTATTACTTATCTCGCAATAGTTCACTTAGCCCTTGGGCCCCTTCTTCCCTTAGATTTTTTTTGTTTAGAATATTAACAACGATTGCGATGCAGCCTAATCCAATTACCATTCCTGCCACTGCCATATAGTACACCTTGTAGGGCGTATAAAAAGCACCGATAATTAAATATATTCCTAATAAAATGTATCCTTTAATTTTTTTCTGAGAAAGCGCAGTACTTTTGTATTTTTCCCACTTACGCTCCCGCTGACTAATTTTATTACTGATCATTTCGTCAATTTCCTTTTCATCAGGAAACATATCATTACTTTCAATCAATTTTAATAGCTTTTCTTTATTAAAAATAAGCATTTTATACCGATCATTTAATTGTTCCATGAGCTCATAGCAATCACTAGTAAAGTCTGAGGTAGTAATCATGATCCCAGTTTTAACCTTATGATCAATTAAAAAGCGAACAAACTCCTTCATCTCTTTTAGTTCAACATAATATTCCCCTTTATATACATTCAATGATATCATAACTTCTTCTTTATTGTATACACTCTTTAATAAGATTAGCCTATGGTCACTGTTGATCATCTCCAAATCTGTAAATCCTGATTTCTCTAATATTTTTATAATATATGATTTTATCTCCACACCTGTTTTATTCATCATTTCTTGATAAACCCGTTGACTTGCGATGAAGCGCCTTTTTTCTTTTGTTAACTGCTGTAGCTTTTTATTTCGAATACGTGTTGAACCAGCAT
Encoded proteins:
- a CDS encoding restriction endonuclease — its product is MENIHALFQFIATQIRGYGKENKKQRKFKAYYMETKADSRTNMAKVIDYVLWRFAFFFIAFFIAFQIHTNLLIAVIIAAVTLSLLHAGSTRIRNKKLQQLTKEKRRFIASQRVYQEMMNKTGVEIKSYIIKILEKSGFTDLEMINSDHRLILLKSVYNKEEVMISLNVYKGEYYVELKEMKEFVRFLIDHKVKTGIMITTSDFTSDCYELMEQLNDRYKMLIFNKEKLLKLIESNDMFPDEKEIDEMISNKISQRERKWEKYKSTALSQKKIKGYILLGIYLIIGAFYTPYKVYYMAVAGMVIGLGCIAIVVNILNKKNLREEGAQGLSELLRDK